In one Hymenobacter sp. DG25B genomic region, the following are encoded:
- a CDS encoding exo-beta-N-acetylmuramidase NamZ domain-containing protein: MHSLLLSGLCSLSSLFISGCATTPVASTLPTASAPTPASPGIAAPPAAAPLQVGAAQFAKYLPQLRGKRVGLVVNQTSRVGGSHLVDTLLAQGVQVRSIFAPEHGFRGEAADGATIKDGRDTRSGLPVRSLYGATKKPTPEMLQDLDVLVFDIQDVGARFYTFISTLHYVMEAAAEQGKEVVVLDRPNPNGYYVDGPVLEPAYKSFVGMHPIPIVHGLTVGELARMINGQKWLAGGRQARLTVVPVAHYTHATRYVLPVRPSPNLPTARAVQLYPSICLFEGTEVSVGRGTDMPFEVIGSPTQPASRPYQFRPRPNTGSPTPPQNGKLCYGLNLHQPTADDSTGFTLKYLLDFYHQSTAKDKFFGKYFEQLTGTLSLRQQIIAGKSEAEIRQSWEPALGQYKLMRKQYLLYPDFK, encoded by the coding sequence ATGCACTCCCTCCTCCTTTCCGGCCTTTGTAGCCTTTCCTCGCTGTTTATTTCCGGTTGTGCCACCACGCCCGTTGCCAGCACGCTCCCAACGGCCAGCGCCCCCACGCCCGCTTCGCCCGGAATTGCTGCTCCCCCGGCTGCTGCCCCGTTGCAGGTGGGAGCCGCGCAGTTTGCCAAATATCTACCCCAGCTGCGCGGCAAGCGGGTGGGCCTGGTAGTCAACCAAACTTCCCGCGTGGGCGGCTCCCATTTGGTAGATACCCTGCTGGCCCAAGGCGTACAGGTACGCAGCATTTTTGCGCCGGAGCACGGTTTCCGTGGCGAGGCCGCCGATGGAGCTACCATTAAGGATGGGCGCGATACCCGCAGCGGCCTGCCCGTGCGCTCTTTATACGGTGCCACCAAAAAGCCTACGCCAGAAATGCTGCAGGACTTGGATGTACTGGTATTTGATATTCAGGACGTAGGCGCACGCTTCTACACCTTTATCAGTACCCTGCACTATGTAATGGAAGCCGCCGCCGAGCAGGGCAAGGAGGTAGTGGTACTAGACCGCCCCAACCCTAACGGGTATTACGTGGATGGCCCCGTGCTGGAGCCTGCTTATAAGTCTTTCGTGGGCATGCACCCCATCCCCATTGTACACGGCCTCACGGTGGGCGAGCTGGCCCGCATGATAAACGGGCAGAAATGGCTGGCCGGGGGCCGGCAGGCCCGCCTCACGGTAGTGCCGGTGGCACACTATACCCATGCCACCCGGTATGTGCTGCCCGTGCGCCCTTCGCCCAATCTGCCCACCGCCCGGGCCGTGCAGCTGTATCCGTCTATCTGCCTGTTTGAAGGCACCGAGGTAAGCGTAGGTCGCGGTACGGATATGCCGTTTGAAGTTATTGGCAGCCCCACGCAGCCCGCCTCGCGCCCTTACCAGTTTAGGCCGCGCCCTAATACCGGCTCGCCCACGCCCCCGCAGAACGGCAAGCTTTGCTACGGCCTCAATCTGCACCAGCCCACCGCCGACGACTCCACCGGCTTCACGCTAAAATACCTGCTGGATTTTTACCACCAGAGCACCGCCAAAGACAAGTTCTTCGGCAAGTATTTCGAGCAGCTGACCGGCACGCTGAGCTTACGCCAACAGATTATAGCCGGTAAATCAGAAGCCGAAATCCGGCAGTCCTGGGAGCCGGCGCTGGGCCAGTATAAGCTAATGCGTAAGCAATATCTGCTCTATCCAGATTTTAAATAA
- the fmt gene encoding methionyl-tRNA formyltransferase, which translates to MTESPLRLIFMGTPEFAVPTLEALLSWPGCQVVAVVTAPDKAAGRGRQLAESAVKQAAVRHGLPVLQPTNLKAPEFQAELRAFAADLQVVVAFRMLPEAVWNMPRLGSINIHASLLPQYRGAAPINWALMHGDTQTGVTSFFLQHEIDTGNLIFQDAVDIAPTDDFGSLYEKLKEAGAALALRTVRAIASGTAPSIPQQGSSALRTAPKIQKETGRLNFLRAAPDLANWVRGLSPIPTAFTQLPDGRTLKVFRAEALADEDASGPHPEAVPGTWLTDGRTYLRIQTANGLLDLLDVQLEGKKRMLITDFLRGFNTAALNPSAV; encoded by the coding sequence ATGACAGAAAGTCCTCTCCGTCTGATTTTTATGGGCACGCCGGAATTTGCGGTGCCCACGCTGGAAGCTTTGCTCAGCTGGCCGGGCTGCCAGGTGGTGGCCGTGGTTACGGCCCCGGACAAAGCCGCCGGGCGCGGACGGCAGCTAGCCGAGTCGGCGGTGAAACAAGCGGCTGTGCGGCATGGCTTGCCCGTGTTGCAGCCTACCAACCTCAAGGCCCCGGAGTTTCAGGCGGAGCTGCGCGCATTTGCCGCTGATCTGCAAGTGGTGGTGGCTTTCCGAATGCTGCCCGAAGCCGTATGGAATATGCCGCGCCTGGGTTCCATTAATATTCACGCTTCCCTGCTGCCGCAATACCGCGGCGCCGCCCCCATTAACTGGGCCCTCATGCACGGCGATACGCAAACGGGCGTGACTTCCTTCTTTCTGCAACACGAAATAGACACCGGCAACCTGATTTTTCAGGATGCGGTGGACATTGCGCCTACTGATGATTTTGGCTCTTTGTATGAAAAGCTGAAAGAAGCCGGCGCGGCGCTGGCGCTACGCACAGTCCGGGCTATTGCCTCGGGCACGGCGCCCAGCATTCCGCAGCAGGGGTCATCAGCGTTACGGACTGCTCCCAAAATTCAGAAAGAAACCGGCCGCCTCAATTTCCTGCGCGCTGCTCCGGATCTGGCCAACTGGGTGCGCGGCCTCTCGCCTATCCCCACGGCTTTCACACAACTCCCCGATGGGCGCACACTGAAGGTATTTCGGGCCGAAGCCCTGGCCGATGAGGATGCCAGCGGACCGCATCCCGAGGCCGTGCCCGGCACCTGGCTCACCGATGGCCGCACCTACCTGCGCATTCAAACCGCCAATGGCCTCCTGGATCTGCTGGATGTGCAGTTGGAAGGCAAAAAGCGGATGCTGATTACTGATTTTCTGCGTGGTTTCAATACTGCTGCGCTCAACCCCTCTGCTGTATGA
- a CDS encoding dihydrofolate reductase produces the protein MIALIVAVAENNVIGHNNQLIWHLPNDLKHFKQLTLGHPIIMGRRTFESIGRPLPGRTNVVVTRQTDWQAPGCTTAYSVPEALEVAGKLDEEVFIIGGGEVYKEALPAVDIIYLTEVHHNFEGEVRFPELDLAVWQEETRERHEPDEKHAFSYSFVTLRRR, from the coding sequence ATGATAGCCCTTATCGTTGCCGTAGCCGAAAACAACGTCATCGGCCATAACAACCAACTGATCTGGCACCTGCCCAATGACCTGAAGCATTTTAAACAGCTTACTCTGGGGCACCCTATTATTATGGGGCGCCGCACGTTTGAAAGCATTGGCCGGCCACTGCCGGGCCGCACCAACGTTGTAGTAACCCGCCAAACCGACTGGCAAGCGCCCGGCTGCACTACCGCTTACTCAGTTCCGGAAGCCTTGGAAGTTGCGGGCAAGCTGGACGAAGAGGTTTTTATCATTGGGGGCGGCGAAGTGTATAAGGAGGCCCTGCCGGCAGTGGATATTATCTACCTGACGGAAGTGCATCATAACTTTGAAGGAGAGGTTCGCTTCCCGGAGCTGGACCTTGCGGTGTGGCAGGAAGAAACCCGGGAGCGGCACGAGCCGGACGAAAAGCATGCTTTCTCCTACAGCTTTGTGACGCTCCGCCGCCGCTAG
- a CDS encoding interleukin-like EMT inducer domain-containing protein, whose product MFGIQVEDEPTYNANCGTSKANILIAVFNPTTLERVMNISGGPYQQCGESSATYYHFPDIFTSSRQAQLTTFLNNVPEGYYVAAVSLNRVRFSTFPTTLKAALTSIGSSLINNLQDSDPFVILGQKGLAAGKAQEMTADLTSATPRYDQVITLNASMKTLGTSGVLISTRIGPAQNWGTLFHDIKASATGTYTLKVLGINAEGASQVLFDKVQSEQFSLSEVSAKDYPYLQLELQAKDEQSRKAPQLKQWLVTYQGFPEGLVRRDLATAGSYDATTLEKQAASGTITVPVVFQNVSTIDFSDKVKAVATVRNGNTVSPEITLTSPRILKADSTVTYLYKLDVAGLTGATSVHVDVNPKLLPELYYFNNQLDLNFNAADKNLPPTLDVAFDGQHILNGDIVSPSPIITAVLHDEDKVRAIKDPSNFQLLLTRPGGTVAERIDMNSPAVTFRTDAAKGTAQVEYRPEKLADGVYKLQVQGTDVNGTQAAVERYEVSFEVINASTITNVYPYPNPVTSKTRFVFTMTGAELPRDMKIQIMTLTGKVVREIMMAELGPLHIGNNISQFAWDGTDEFGDRLANGTYLYRVIMDQSGQFERRRTAGDKAFKKDWGKLVLLR is encoded by the coding sequence ATGTTTGGAATTCAGGTGGAGGATGAGCCTACCTATAATGCTAACTGTGGTACAAGCAAGGCAAATATTCTGATTGCCGTATTTAATCCTACTACACTGGAGCGAGTTATGAATATATCCGGGGGGCCCTACCAGCAATGTGGTGAGTCATCTGCAACGTATTACCACTTCCCTGATATATTTACAAGTTCTCGCCAAGCACAACTTACAACCTTCTTAAATAATGTTCCGGAAGGATACTATGTGGCGGCTGTGAGCCTCAACCGGGTGAGGTTCTCTACCTTCCCTACTACGCTGAAGGCCGCATTAACTTCGATAGGCTCGTCGCTGATTAACAACCTGCAGGATAGTGACCCATTTGTAATTCTGGGCCAGAAAGGCTTAGCGGCAGGTAAGGCGCAGGAAATGACGGCTGACTTAACCAGCGCTACTCCCCGCTATGACCAGGTAATCACGCTGAACGCATCTATGAAAACGCTGGGCACAAGTGGCGTCCTGATATCCACCCGCATTGGTCCGGCCCAGAATTGGGGTACCCTGTTTCACGATATTAAGGCCAGCGCTACGGGAACCTACACGCTGAAAGTGCTTGGTATTAATGCCGAAGGCGCCAGCCAGGTACTGTTTGATAAAGTGCAGAGCGAGCAGTTTAGCCTGAGCGAAGTATCGGCCAAGGATTATCCTTATCTGCAGCTGGAACTGCAGGCAAAGGACGAACAGAGCCGGAAAGCGCCGCAGCTCAAGCAGTGGCTGGTCACCTATCAGGGCTTCCCAGAAGGCCTGGTTCGGCGTGACCTGGCCACGGCGGGCAGCTATGATGCCACTACCCTGGAGAAACAGGCGGCAAGCGGTACTATTACAGTGCCGGTAGTGTTCCAGAACGTTTCTACTATTGATTTCTCGGATAAAGTGAAGGCTGTGGCTACGGTGCGCAACGGCAATACCGTTAGCCCGGAAATCACGCTCACCTCGCCCCGCATTCTCAAGGCAGACTCTACCGTTACGTATTTGTACAAGCTGGATGTGGCAGGCTTAACGGGGGCTACCTCCGTGCATGTTGATGTAAACCCCAAGCTGCTGCCGGAGCTTTATTACTTCAACAACCAGCTGGATCTGAACTTTAACGCCGCCGATAAAAACCTGCCTCCCACCCTGGATGTCGCTTTCGATGGTCAGCACATCCTGAACGGAGACATCGTGTCGCCCTCGCCCATTATTACGGCGGTGCTTCATGATGAGGACAAGGTGCGGGCCATAAAAGACCCCAGCAACTTCCAGTTGCTGCTCACCCGCCCGGGCGGCACCGTGGCCGAAAGAATTGACATGAACAGCCCCGCCGTAACGTTCCGGACCGACGCTGCCAAAGGCACCGCGCAGGTAGAATACCGCCCGGAGAAGCTGGCCGATGGCGTGTATAAGCTGCAGGTGCAGGGCACCGACGTCAACGGGACACAGGCGGCGGTAGAGCGGTATGAGGTATCGTTTGAAGTAATAAATGCTTCTACCATCACCAACGTTTATCCTTACCCCAACCCGGTAACCAGCAAAACCCGCTTTGTTTTCACCATGACGGGCGCCGAACTGCCCCGCGACATGAAAATTCAGATTATGACGCTGACGGGCAAAGTAGTGCGCGAGATTATGATGGCTGAGCTGGGTCCCTTGCACATCGGCAATAACATCAGCCAGTTTGCCTGGGATGGCACCGACGAGTTTGGTGACCGACTGGCCAATGGCACCTACCTATACCGTGTTATCATGGACCAGTCCGGCCAGTTCGAGCGCCGCCGTACCGCCGGTGATAAAGCCTTTAAAAAGGACTGGGGTAAGCTGGTGCTGCTGCGTTAA
- a CDS encoding C25 family cysteine peptidase, translating into MNHRYILTKWRNGLQWCALLVLLLSGLPLAAQSGPYGNEWIVAGQPYYKIKVVRDGIYHLDYQYLTKAGITGVNPQDFQLIRRGKEVPIYVGGNASSLDQTTYLEFYGQRNDGQLDRDMYKNAKDQPHQLYSLFSDTAAYFLTWKTGTAGKRMAESNQVGSNPHAYWWQSRWRIPTNSYLSGDNGLLAFAPWGEAGEAYLSGEINKEDPGIGFDLDSIFNFVRTGPAPKLTFALVGGTNVAHTADVRFFPQGSTTPSLLTSIKFKGFETSTQTLGVRASDIGTNGKFKSTYSVHNLTTDPSDRYRWGFFRLRYPQLPRLTNSRSITFENDSTLAGPAYYVLDSIPATTRGYDITNPYAIERIEGEALGSNKRGFVFPAAAGQTRALLIADAAKAFVPSPARKVEFRVIDPTKVGFLIISHPFLMQPSGDVSNPVRAYAEYRASAVGGKYDTLVITSQQLFDQYHYGETSPLAIRHFAKWLIAGAPNTSRYMFLLGRGMISGEKGPGGTFYRQNAANLPEKDLVPTTTRAASDNFFSADWETGSYLANIPTGRLAARSSTDVLNYLNKIKEHEALGNEAWRKNALHMAGGEDKAQQAQFQAYMHKYKKRLEAPLFGGKVVRTITRTLEGDYQRYPVYVNIAPELNAGLSLITYFGHGAPTVFDLNLGNPNDPVNNYNNKGKYPVFIINGCAAGQAFSASPTSVGEIWTLAPERGAIGFLADSDFGYEHQLDFYCDNLYKALFNDPAWYGKPIPVVFREVARQVLEQFPGDPHAISLAMNTIWQGDPTLSLYAPDKPDYATDDTRLEVAPVAGQTKVQATSPAFLLKIGASNLGKLTRDSLHISITREYPSANGRANDVITRVFPPLSRDSVLTVEIANTGNVFGQSRFTVQLDYAGKVDELNESNNQASLTYNFLQGGVTILSPVEFAIVPSNSVHLVAQNNDPLAAPRAFEFELDTVPTFNSPAVQRTSVTASVAPDWRPTLSGAAKDSVVYYWRLRFKDPQADEIQEWAASSFRVIENSPQGWSQSHYGQFARNEAQGLRVTTPASEWKFEEIKKTLALRAGGGGALPVMELRLTPCLEFRWRMSLPIMLTVVQARQIF; encoded by the coding sequence ATGAATCACCGATACATATTAACTAAATGGCGTAACGGCTTGCAGTGGTGCGCCCTGCTGGTTTTGTTATTGTCTGGCTTACCGCTTGCTGCCCAGTCGGGGCCTTATGGCAATGAGTGGATTGTAGCCGGCCAGCCCTACTATAAGATAAAAGTGGTGCGCGATGGTATCTACCATCTGGACTATCAGTACCTGACCAAAGCCGGAATTACGGGCGTCAATCCGCAGGATTTTCAGCTGATCCGGCGCGGCAAAGAAGTGCCAATCTATGTGGGTGGCAATGCTTCTTCCCTGGATCAGACTACCTATCTGGAGTTTTACGGCCAGCGTAATGATGGCCAGCTGGACCGGGATATGTACAAGAATGCCAAAGACCAGCCGCATCAGCTCTACAGCCTTTTTTCAGATACCGCAGCCTACTTTCTGACCTGGAAAACCGGTACCGCCGGCAAGCGTATGGCAGAGTCAAATCAGGTGGGCTCTAATCCGCATGCCTATTGGTGGCAAAGCCGTTGGCGAATTCCTACTAATAGTTATTTGTCTGGCGATAATGGACTTCTAGCTTTTGCTCCATGGGGCGAAGCCGGTGAGGCATATTTATCTGGGGAAATAAACAAGGAGGATCCGGGGATTGGGTTTGACTTAGATAGTATTTTCAATTTTGTACGAACCGGGCCCGCCCCTAAACTGACCTTCGCGCTGGTAGGAGGTACAAATGTGGCACACACAGCTGATGTTAGATTCTTTCCTCAAGGAAGTACTACACCCAGCCTATTGACATCAATTAAGTTTAAGGGCTTTGAAACTTCAACTCAAACCCTTGGAGTAAGGGCTTCCGACATAGGTACTAACGGTAAGTTTAAGTCAACCTATTCAGTACACAATCTGACTACAGATCCTAGCGACAGGTATAGATGGGGATTCTTCCGTTTGCGTTACCCGCAGTTGCCGCGTTTGACAAATTCCCGTTCAATTACATTTGAAAATGATTCTACTTTAGCTGGGCCGGCCTATTATGTTCTGGATAGTATTCCTGCTACAACACGTGGCTATGATATTACGAATCCATACGCTATTGAACGCATTGAAGGGGAAGCACTAGGGAGTAATAAGAGAGGATTTGTATTTCCTGCAGCTGCAGGACAAACACGAGCCTTGTTGATAGCAGATGCTGCGAAAGCATTTGTGCCTTCACCGGCTCGAAAAGTTGAGTTTAGAGTTATTGATCCAACCAAAGTTGGGTTCCTTATTATTAGCCATCCTTTCTTAATGCAGCCATCTGGTGACGTAAGTAACCCAGTAAGGGCATATGCAGAGTATCGCGCATCTGCAGTTGGGGGCAAGTACGATACCTTGGTAATCACGAGCCAACAACTCTTCGATCAATATCACTATGGGGAAACATCCCCGCTGGCAATACGCCATTTTGCCAAATGGCTTATTGCTGGGGCTCCCAACACTTCACGTTATATGTTTTTGCTGGGCCGGGGCATGATATCTGGAGAAAAAGGTCCGGGTGGTACTTTTTACCGGCAGAATGCAGCTAACCTTCCGGAAAAAGATTTGGTGCCTACTACAACGCGAGCAGCATCAGATAACTTTTTTTCAGCAGATTGGGAAACAGGCTCTTACTTAGCGAACATTCCAACGGGACGGTTAGCCGCCCGTAGCTCAACGGATGTGCTCAATTACCTCAATAAGATAAAAGAGCACGAGGCTTTGGGTAATGAGGCCTGGCGCAAAAATGCCCTCCACATGGCGGGCGGCGAGGATAAAGCCCAGCAGGCGCAGTTTCAGGCTTATATGCATAAGTATAAGAAGCGTCTGGAAGCTCCTTTATTTGGTGGTAAAGTGGTTCGTACCATTACCCGCACCCTGGAGGGGGATTATCAGCGCTACCCGGTGTACGTTAACATTGCACCGGAGCTGAATGCAGGTTTATCATTGATAACCTATTTTGGACATGGCGCACCTACCGTCTTCGATCTGAACCTGGGCAACCCCAATGACCCCGTCAATAACTATAATAATAAAGGCAAGTACCCGGTTTTCATTATCAACGGCTGCGCAGCCGGGCAGGCCTTTTCCGCTTCGCCTACCTCAGTAGGTGAAATATGGACGCTGGCGCCTGAACGAGGGGCTATTGGCTTTCTGGCTGATTCCGACTTCGGATATGAGCATCAGTTAGATTTTTACTGCGACAACCTGTACAAAGCCCTTTTCAATGACCCAGCGTGGTATGGTAAGCCCATTCCGGTGGTGTTTCGGGAGGTAGCCCGCCAGGTGCTGGAGCAATTCCCCGGCGACCCGCACGCTATTTCCCTGGCCATGAATACCATTTGGCAGGGTGACCCTACTTTGTCGCTCTACGCACCTGATAAGCCTGACTATGCCACGGATGATACCCGTTTAGAAGTAGCGCCCGTAGCCGGACAAACCAAAGTACAGGCGACCTCTCCCGCGTTTCTACTGAAAATCGGCGCTAGTAATCTGGGAAAGCTCACCCGCGACTCGCTTCATATCTCTATTACCCGCGAATATCCTTCCGCCAACGGCCGGGCGAATGATGTCATCACGCGTGTGTTCCCCCCACTGAGCCGCGACTCGGTTCTGACCGTTGAAATTGCCAATACCGGCAACGTATTTGGGCAGAGCCGTTTCACCGTTCAGCTGGATTATGCGGGTAAGGTGGATGAGCTGAATGAAAGCAACAATCAGGCATCCCTCACCTACAACTTCCTACAGGGTGGAGTAACCATACTTTCTCCGGTTGAGTTTGCTATTGTACCTTCCAACTCGGTGCATTTGGTAGCGCAGAACAATGACCCGTTGGCCGCACCCCGTGCTTTCGAGTTTGAACTGGACACGGTTCCTACCTTTAACAGCCCGGCCGTGCAGCGTACCAGCGTTACGGCCAGCGTAGCGCCGGATTGGCGTCCCACTCTCTCCGGTGCTGCCAAAGACAGCGTGGTATACTACTGGCGTTTGCGCTTTAAAGATCCGCAGGCAGATGAAATCCAGGAGTGGGCCGCCAGCTCTTTCCGGGTAATTGAGAATAGCCCCCAGGGCTGGTCGCAGAGCCATTATGGGCAGTTTGCGCGCAATGAGGCCCAAGGTCTGCGTGTAACAACTCCGGCTTCAGAATGGAAATTTGAAGAGATTAAAAAGACTCTCGCCCTGCGAGCCGGCGGGGGGGGAGCCCTACCGGTAATGGAATTACGTTTAACTCCATGTTTGGAATTCAGGTGGAGGATGAGCCTACCTATAATGCTAACTGTGGTACAAGCAAGGCAAATATTCTGA
- a CDS encoding PorV/PorQ family protein yields the protein MPHFSSLARFLIFSGLGWASLSTALAQSEDRTPKYANEFLNIGVGGRALSMGNTQVSLAQDATAGYWNPAGLLTQKTKYDAVLMHSELFSGIVKNDYAAFSMPLDERSAIGASIIRLGVDDIADTRALVNEYGQIDYNRINYFSVADYALLLSYARKLDMVEGLQIGANGKIIYRNVGSFATAWGFGVDAGAQLRRGDWQFGLMARDITTTVTAWSINSEKFQSSTQDTLAIPKSSAEVTLPRFVLGAARTIKLPGQFTALLATDLELTTDGKRNTPVSTSFVSIDPHVGLEVGYHNVAFLRGGVSNFQKVKAVGTGKEEWRAQPSLGVGFTTSGLRLDVALSRLAVEKVGQRSQTNSIIVSLGYGFQ from the coding sequence ATGCCGCACTTTTCCAGTCTTGCCCGGTTTCTGATTTTTAGTGGCCTTGGATGGGCCTCATTATCAACGGCTTTGGCGCAGAGCGAAGACCGCACGCCCAAGTATGCCAATGAGTTTTTGAACATTGGGGTAGGGGGGCGGGCCCTTTCCATGGGCAATACACAGGTAAGCCTGGCTCAGGATGCTACGGCCGGCTATTGGAACCCGGCCGGCCTGCTGACTCAGAAGACTAAGTACGATGCCGTGCTGATGCACTCGGAGCTTTTCTCCGGCATTGTAAAAAACGACTATGCCGCCTTCTCTATGCCGCTGGATGAGCGCAGCGCCATTGGTGCCAGCATCATTCGGCTGGGGGTAGATGATATTGCGGACACCCGCGCGCTGGTAAATGAGTACGGCCAGATAGACTACAACCGGATTAATTACTTCTCCGTGGCCGATTATGCCCTGCTGCTCTCCTATGCCCGCAAGCTGGACATGGTAGAGGGCCTGCAGATTGGCGCCAATGGTAAAATCATTTACCGCAATGTGGGCAGCTTTGCCACGGCCTGGGGCTTTGGCGTAGACGCCGGTGCGCAGCTACGGCGCGGCGACTGGCAGTTTGGCCTCATGGCCCGGGATATTACCACCACCGTAACGGCCTGGTCTATTAACAGCGAGAAGTTTCAGAGCAGCACCCAGGATACCCTAGCCATCCCCAAAAGCAGTGCTGAGGTTACGCTGCCCCGCTTTGTGCTGGGTGCTGCGCGCACTATCAAACTACCGGGCCAATTCACGGCCCTGCTTGCCACGGATCTGGAGCTAACTACCGATGGTAAGCGCAACACCCCGGTTTCTACCAGCTTTGTCAGCATCGACCCCCATGTGGGCCTGGAAGTGGGTTACCACAATGTGGCCTTTTTGCGCGGTGGGGTCAGCAATTTCCAAAAGGTAAAAGCGGTGGGCACGGGCAAGGAAGAGTGGCGCGCCCAGCCCAGCCTGGGGGTTGGCTTTACCACCAGCGGCCTGCGCCTGGATGTTGCTTTGTCGCGCCTGGCAGTAGAAAAGGTAGGGCAACGCTCCCAGACCAACTCCATCATTGTTTCGCTGGGCTACGGATTTCAATAA
- a CDS encoding PadR family transcriptional regulator, which translates to MKVENTQVQMRKGILEFCILEIIARGEVYASDMLEELTAARMIVVEGTLYPLLTRLKNAGLLDYTWKESTSGPPRKYYTLTPTGQDFLHQLRLTWEEIEESIQIIRTHPSTSAAG; encoded by the coding sequence ATGAAAGTAGAGAACACCCAAGTGCAGATGCGGAAGGGAATTCTGGAGTTCTGCATCCTGGAAATCATTGCCCGGGGCGAGGTTTACGCTTCCGACATGCTCGAAGAGCTGACGGCGGCCCGCATGATTGTGGTAGAGGGCACCCTCTACCCACTGCTCACTCGCCTGAAAAATGCCGGTTTGCTGGACTATACCTGGAAAGAATCCACTTCCGGTCCGCCTCGCAAGTATTACACGCTCACGCCTACCGGGCAGGACTTCCTGCACCAACTGCGCCTGACGTGGGAGGAAATCGAGGAGTCTATCCAGATTATCCGCACGCATCCCTCCACCTCCGCCGCCGGGTAA